One Fuerstiella marisgermanici DNA window includes the following coding sequences:
- a CDS encoding IS1634 family transposase — MFIRQCHRIKNGRRHAYWALVESYRSASGPRQRVVAWLGKLDEAGRLGVHQAAEVLAGSDEVAPGVTADQSQPLSRQMRFEFDDDASAVTPRWVEVNAAGVRVENLRQFGGPWMALHLIRTLQLDTFLSNAIPEGRELVGWDVSSLILIIARLLEPASELFTAEQWYPKTALRDLLGVSEERVNDNRLYRTLDQLLPHKDALETHLKNRLGHLFDLEYDLLMYDVTSTYFEGQAERNPLAQRGYSRDNRSDCKQVCIGLVVSRCGMPLGYKVFAGNTADVTTVEHIVETMEARYGKSDRIWVMDRGMVSEDNIEFLREGGRRYIVGTPKSMLKKFEHELLKEDWTSIRDGLEVKVVPWPGSDDPDESEDCNTSPETFILCRSRDRSMKEEAITQRFEKKIEESLIRMTARCDKQKRDPMKVEREIGRLLGKNTRAAKLFDVKVTKTDDGAARIEWSKIEATRDWATLSSGCYLLRTNVSDWSDEELWKAYIQLTEAEAAFRIHKSDLSIRPIWHQKEERVLAHIFVCFLAYVLWKTLGQLCSKAGLGDEPRRVLAELSEIRSMDVVLPTRTGPEIRTRCVSKPSDHQQILLEKLSLKLPSKIIQKQM, encoded by the coding sequence ATGTTCATTCGCCAATGCCATCGAATCAAAAACGGTCGTCGCCACGCCTACTGGGCGCTGGTCGAATCGTATCGCTCGGCCAGTGGGCCGCGGCAGCGGGTGGTCGCGTGGCTGGGGAAGCTTGACGAAGCCGGTCGACTGGGCGTCCATCAGGCGGCGGAAGTTTTGGCCGGTAGCGATGAGGTTGCACCCGGTGTCACCGCTGATCAGTCACAACCGCTCAGTCGACAGATGCGATTCGAGTTCGATGATGATGCGTCTGCCGTGACTCCGCGATGGGTCGAAGTCAACGCCGCCGGAGTTCGTGTGGAAAACCTGCGACAGTTCGGCGGGCCGTGGATGGCTCTGCACCTGATTCGCACGCTGCAACTGGATACGTTCCTGAGCAACGCGATCCCTGAAGGTCGTGAACTGGTCGGCTGGGATGTGAGTTCGCTGATTCTGATCATTGCGCGGCTGCTCGAACCTGCCAGCGAACTCTTCACCGCCGAACAATGGTATCCGAAAACGGCACTGCGGGATCTGCTCGGCGTGAGCGAAGAACGTGTGAACGATAATCGGCTGTACCGCACACTCGATCAGCTGCTGCCGCACAAGGACGCATTGGAAACGCATCTGAAGAATCGCCTTGGCCATCTGTTCGATCTCGAATACGACCTGCTGATGTATGACGTCACCAGCACTTACTTCGAAGGTCAGGCCGAACGCAATCCGCTGGCTCAGCGTGGCTATTCGCGCGATAACCGCAGCGACTGCAAGCAGGTCTGCATCGGGCTGGTGGTGTCTCGATGCGGAATGCCGCTGGGATACAAGGTGTTTGCCGGCAATACGGCCGACGTTACTACCGTGGAACACATCGTCGAAACGATGGAAGCACGCTACGGGAAAAGCGATCGCATCTGGGTGATGGATCGCGGCATGGTGTCGGAAGACAACATCGAATTCCTGCGCGAAGGCGGTCGACGCTACATCGTCGGCACTCCCAAATCGATGCTGAAGAAGTTTGAACACGAGCTGCTGAAGGAAGACTGGACCAGCATTCGCGATGGCCTGGAAGTCAAGGTCGTGCCGTGGCCCGGCAGCGACGATCCGGATGAATCGGAAGACTGCAACACATCGCCGGAGACATTCATCCTGTGTCGCAGTCGCGATCGATCAATGAAGGAAGAAGCGATCACACAGCGCTTCGAAAAGAAGATCGAAGAGTCGCTCATCCGCATGACGGCGCGGTGCGATAAACAGAAACGCGACCCGATGAAGGTCGAACGTGAGATCGGCCGGCTGCTCGGAAAGAACACTCGAGCGGCAAAGCTCTTCGACGTGAAAGTCACGAAGACAGATGACGGGGCCGCACGCATCGAATGGTCAAAGATCGAAGCTACGCGTGACTGGGCGACTCTGAGTTCCGGATGCTATCTGCTGCGAACCAATGTCAGCGACTGGTCCGACGAAGAACTTTGGAAGGCATACATCCAACTGACCGAAGCGGAAGCCGCGTTCCGAATTCACAAAAGCGATCTTTCGATCCGCCCGATCTGGCATCAGAAGGAGGAACGTGTTCTGGCACACATCTTCGTGTGTTTTCTGGCATACGTCCTGTGGAAGACGCTTGGTCAGTTGTGCAGCAAAGCAGGGCTGGGCGACGAACCGCGCCGTGTGCTTGCGGAGCTGTCGGAGATCCGTTCGATGGACGTCGTCCTGCCCACTCGCACCGGCCCGGAGATCCGCACCCGCTGCGTGTCAAAGCCCTCCGACCATCAGCAGATTCTTCTGGAAAAGCTGAGCCTCAAACTGCCCTCAAAAATAATCCAAAAGCAAATGTAG
- a CDS encoding Gfo/Idh/MocA family protein, translated as MSKQLNSDTTPTGNVRLSRRKFVAAATAVVAAPTIVPSSVVGANAPSNRINVALIGCGNQSRVDLPSMLRQPDAQVVAVCDVNKGSDGYARPEHFLGREPAQKKVNDHYAEKTRSGQFKGCDAYADFRDVLARDDVDAVMIVLPDHWHALATVKACEAGKDVYCQKPMSLTIHDGQQMIKAVRKHGRILQTGSQYRSNAVVRRMCELVRNGRIGEVKRAISIINGSGAGPGPGWKEQPVPEGFDYDMWLGPAPEAPYHIYRCLYRFRFLQEYSGGQVTNTGAHATDIVQWALGKDHTGPVEFEHQPGIVWPPDGHLFTTAMKSHFRARYADGVEFVCRTQEPGFGARIEGTEGWVQFSVNNMKEVEASSDAIKNSVIGADEIHLPVSTNHYRNFLDSIKSRKDPIEPVEAGHRTASICHLGNIAMRLERKLQWDPEQEVFVNDADANQMLRRPYRGPWQI; from the coding sequence ATGTCGAAACAGCTGAACAGTGACACCACGCCCACCGGAAACGTCCGGTTGTCTCGCCGAAAATTCGTCGCGGCCGCCACAGCAGTTGTGGCGGCTCCGACGATCGTGCCGAGTTCCGTGGTCGGCGCGAACGCCCCGAGCAACCGCATCAACGTTGCGTTGATTGGTTGTGGAAATCAGAGTCGCGTGGATCTGCCAAGTATGTTGCGACAGCCCGATGCGCAGGTCGTCGCTGTCTGTGACGTCAACAAAGGCAGTGACGGCTACGCTCGGCCAGAACATTTCCTCGGGCGTGAACCGGCTCAGAAAAAGGTCAACGATCACTACGCCGAAAAGACTCGTTCAGGCCAGTTTAAAGGGTGCGACGCGTACGCCGACTTCCGAGACGTGCTGGCTCGGGACGATGTGGATGCCGTCATGATTGTGCTGCCGGATCACTGGCATGCACTGGCCACGGTTAAAGCATGCGAAGCCGGTAAGGATGTCTATTGCCAGAAGCCGATGTCGCTGACCATTCATGATGGCCAGCAGATGATTAAAGCCGTTCGCAAACACGGACGCATTTTGCAGACCGGCAGTCAGTACCGTTCCAACGCCGTTGTGCGGCGCATGTGTGAGCTGGTTCGCAACGGTCGCATTGGCGAAGTCAAACGAGCGATCTCGATCATCAACGGCAGTGGCGCCGGGCCGGGACCGGGGTGGAAGGAACAGCCTGTGCCGGAAGGATTCGACTACGACATGTGGCTGGGGCCTGCCCCGGAGGCTCCGTATCACATTTACCGCTGCCTGTATCGATTCCGTTTCCTGCAGGAATATTCGGGCGGTCAGGTCACCAATACAGGTGCGCACGCCACAGACATCGTGCAATGGGCGTTAGGCAAGGATCACACCGGGCCGGTGGAATTTGAACACCAGCCAGGCATCGTCTGGCCACCAGACGGACACCTCTTCACGACCGCGATGAAGTCTCACTTCCGAGCTCGCTACGCGGACGGCGTTGAGTTCGTCTGCCGCACTCAGGAGCCCGGTTTTGGAGCTCGCATTGAAGGCACCGAAGGTTGGGTGCAGTTTTCTGTCAACAACATGAAGGAAGTCGAAGCGTCGTCGGATGCGATTAAGAACTCCGTCATCGGCGCTGACGAGATCCACCTGCCGGTCAGCACCAACCACTATCGAAACTTTCTGGATTCGATCAAGTCGCGAAAAGATCCGATTGAACCGGTCGAAGCCGGTCATCGCACGGCCAGCATCTGCCACCTCGGCAACATCGCCATGCGACTTGAACGCAAGCTGCAGTGGGATCCGGAGCAGGAAGTGTTTGTCAATGATGCAGACGCCAACCAAATGCTGCGACGTCCGTACCGTGGGCCATGGCAGATCTGA
- a CDS encoding sulfatase family protein: MTRSKLNTRQPQTLCRALLFLATAAVTFTGLASRGLAETNRPNIVLCMADDQGWGDVGYYGKSIAKTPVLDEMAATGLRFDRFYAACPVCSPTRGSVMTGRHPNRFGCFEWGHSLRPQEVTIAEALKQAGYVTGHFGKWHLGSVNANSDVSPGASGFDEWVSSPNFFDLDPLMSHNGRVVRTQGEGSEVTAEAANKFIRSCAKDKQPFLAVVWFGSPHSPHAALDKDRALYADQPKALQHYYGEITAMDRSIGMLRNELKRLEIEDNTLFWYTSDNGPQGPRNRNRPGSSGGLRDRKGTLWEGGIRVPTIIEWPARIAKHRVTSVAANTVDIYPTLLDIVGVDVADQPKPLDGISILPLIDGKAAERSQPMGFWSSFSAGSGVRSSELLATLEKDQASGTTNATLLNDPANRQTRIADQLEVFAKQGLVGEAAWIDNRYKLRKIWNRKTNESRYELYDLEADTTESHDIASDMPDRVTSMKQQLKKWQQSVVQSLEGKDYR, encoded by the coding sequence ATGACCAGATCAAAACTCAACACTCGCCAGCCACAAACGCTATGTCGCGCGCTGCTGTTTCTGGCAACCGCTGCCGTGACGTTCACGGGGCTGGCGTCGCGTGGTCTTGCTGAAACGAACCGCCCGAATATTGTTCTGTGCATGGCCGACGATCAGGGCTGGGGCGATGTAGGCTATTACGGGAAGTCGATTGCCAAAACGCCCGTCCTTGATGAAATGGCGGCGACCGGGCTGCGATTCGATCGCTTCTACGCCGCCTGCCCTGTTTGTTCTCCAACGCGCGGCAGCGTGATGACGGGGCGGCATCCCAATCGATTTGGATGCTTCGAATGGGGACATTCGCTGCGGCCTCAGGAAGTCACGATCGCTGAAGCTCTGAAGCAGGCTGGCTATGTGACCGGCCACTTCGGGAAATGGCATCTCGGTTCTGTCAATGCGAACAGTGACGTCAGTCCCGGAGCATCCGGTTTTGACGAATGGGTTTCCAGTCCCAACTTCTTTGACCTTGATCCCTTGATGAGCCACAACGGGCGTGTCGTTCGCACGCAGGGTGAAGGTTCAGAAGTGACGGCGGAGGCCGCGAATAAGTTCATTCGTTCGTGTGCCAAAGATAAGCAGCCGTTTCTGGCGGTCGTCTGGTTCGGCTCACCACATAGCCCACACGCCGCACTCGACAAAGATCGTGCACTGTACGCCGACCAGCCAAAAGCGCTGCAACACTACTATGGCGAAATCACCGCCATGGACCGCAGCATCGGCATGTTGCGGAATGAGCTCAAGCGACTGGAGATCGAAGACAACACTCTGTTCTGGTACACCAGCGACAACGGGCCTCAGGGGCCGCGCAACCGAAACCGACCGGGATCATCGGGCGGACTGCGGGATCGCAAAGGTACACTTTGGGAAGGCGGAATTCGCGTCCCCACGATCATCGAATGGCCCGCGCGAATCGCAAAACATCGAGTGACATCTGTGGCTGCGAACACCGTCGACATCTATCCTACGCTGCTGGATATCGTGGGCGTCGATGTGGCCGACCAGCCCAAGCCACTTGACGGCATCAGCATCCTGCCTTTGATTGATGGCAAGGCTGCCGAACGTTCTCAACCGATGGGTTTTTGGTCGAGCTTCTCTGCCGGTAGCGGTGTACGCAGTTCCGAACTTCTTGCCACACTCGAAAAGGATCAGGCGTCCGGAACAACAAACGCCACGCTGCTGAACGATCCGGCAAACCGGCAGACGCGAATCGCTGATCAATTGGAAGTGTTTGCCAAACAGGGACTGGTGGGCGAGGCGGCCTGGATCGACAACCGCTACAAGCTTCGCAAAATCTGGAATCGCAAGACCAACGAAAGTCGTTACGAGTTATACGATCTCGAAGCAGACACGACAGAATCACACGACATCGCCAGCGACATGCCGGACCGTGTTACTTCAATGAAGCAACAACTTAAAAAATGGCAACAGTCGGTCGTGCAAAGTCTTGAGGGCAAAGACTATCGGTAG
- a CDS encoding transposase: MSKKRERHTPEQIVRKLRDADAMLTSGKSLGEVVQSLAVSEATYHRWRQQYGGMKAEEAKRLKELEVENARLKKLLAEAELDKAMLKEIAEGNF; this comes from the coding sequence ATGTCGAAGAAACGTGAACGTCACACTCCGGAGCAGATTGTTCGGAAGCTTCGTGATGCGGATGCGATGCTGACGAGCGGCAAGTCGCTCGGTGAGGTTGTTCAATCGCTGGCTGTCAGTGAAGCGACGTATCATCGCTGGCGTCAGCAGTACGGCGGGATGAAGGCCGAGGAAGCAAAGCGTCTGAAGGAACTGGAAGTTGAGAACGCTCGGCTTAAGAAGCTGCTTGCGGAAGCGGAACTCGACAAGGCAATGCTGAAGGAGATCGCGGAGGGAAACTTCTGA
- a CDS encoding recombinase family protein has translation MSEKIEAIHLQRKAVLYIRQSSPFQVLHNEESRRLQYAMQQRMRSLGWKDIEVIDEDLGRSASGSVVRSGFERMVADVCLGKIGAVAAREVSRFARNSREWQQLVEVCRVVDTLLIDQETVYAPRRSNDRLLLGLKGSLNEYELDLLRQRSVEARREKARRGELIISAPVGYLKTGTTRGKDQRIEKDPNTRVQQMINLVFRKCFELGSARQALMWLLEEDLQMPARDKAGVLKWKRPTYGMVYQILTHPVYGGAYAYGRTEHQPSYEGGFIDSKTRRRSREEWIALIPEHHEGYVSWEEFERLQDLISSNNLRSGRGAARKGSALLSGMLGCQQCGRRLAVAYSGVGAKVPRYCCHRGYLDNGEAKCIAFGATSVDIAVAEQIFRVVAPAAQEAAMLAHQQTTERDNEVLKALEGELKSARYEASRAQRQFDAADPENRLVTEELERRWNASMQHVSDIEERMDQQRNDRSSIDDPDLQGLMAVVADLDAVWNNPDADIRIKKRIVRTLIRDIVADVDNDVSEVILTIHWVGGVHTELRLPRRRRGKSTATSAEAVDAVRSLARICSDDLIAGLLNRNGLPTGRGNRWTRERVTSMRNYHKIARWTAQAQSDQGWMNLTDSAKHLGISTRTLRLAIERADIKGQHPLPDGPWIINRSELETPAAKAVVRKAKTRNRNPAVPDPKQQSLEF, from the coding sequence ATGAGTGAAAAGATTGAAGCCATCCATCTTCAGCGGAAAGCCGTTCTTTACATTCGTCAGTCGTCGCCGTTTCAGGTGCTTCACAACGAAGAAAGCCGCAGGCTGCAGTATGCCATGCAGCAACGGATGCGTTCACTGGGATGGAAAGACATTGAAGTCATCGATGAAGATCTGGGGCGCAGCGCGTCCGGCAGCGTTGTTCGATCGGGATTTGAACGCATGGTCGCCGATGTGTGCCTCGGGAAGATCGGGGCCGTTGCTGCACGAGAGGTGTCGCGGTTTGCTCGCAACAGTCGTGAATGGCAGCAACTGGTTGAAGTTTGTCGAGTCGTCGACACGTTACTCATCGATCAGGAAACGGTCTACGCTCCTCGCCGGAGCAATGACCGACTGTTGCTGGGACTGAAAGGAAGTTTGAACGAATACGAGCTGGACCTCCTTCGTCAGCGATCCGTAGAAGCTCGGCGTGAAAAGGCGCGCCGAGGAGAACTGATCATTTCGGCACCGGTCGGATATCTGAAAACGGGAACGACTCGAGGCAAAGATCAGCGCATTGAGAAAGACCCGAATACTCGCGTGCAGCAGATGATCAATCTGGTGTTTCGCAAGTGCTTCGAACTGGGGAGTGCGAGGCAAGCTCTGATGTGGCTTCTGGAAGAAGATCTCCAGATGCCGGCGCGAGACAAAGCCGGAGTCCTGAAGTGGAAGCGTCCGACATACGGGATGGTGTACCAGATCCTGACTCATCCGGTGTACGGTGGGGCGTATGCGTATGGCCGAACCGAACATCAGCCATCGTATGAAGGTGGATTTATCGATTCAAAAACACGGCGGCGCAGTCGCGAAGAATGGATCGCATTGATTCCCGAACATCACGAAGGCTATGTATCGTGGGAGGAGTTCGAACGATTGCAGGATTTGATTTCGTCAAACAATCTGCGTTCCGGGCGAGGCGCTGCTCGAAAAGGTTCGGCACTGTTGTCGGGAATGCTGGGCTGTCAACAATGTGGACGCCGGCTGGCCGTCGCGTACAGCGGAGTCGGAGCGAAAGTGCCGCGATACTGCTGTCATCGAGGGTATCTGGATAACGGCGAAGCCAAGTGCATCGCATTCGGTGCTACTTCCGTTGACATCGCCGTAGCAGAACAGATATTCCGTGTTGTTGCTCCTGCCGCTCAAGAGGCCGCCATGCTCGCTCACCAGCAAACAACCGAACGTGACAACGAAGTTCTCAAGGCACTGGAAGGTGAACTCAAGTCTGCTCGTTACGAAGCATCGCGTGCGCAACGTCAATTCGATGCAGCTGACCCGGAAAATCGACTTGTCACCGAGGAACTGGAACGACGATGGAATGCGTCGATGCAACACGTCAGTGACATCGAAGAGCGCATGGATCAGCAACGAAATGATAGATCTTCAATCGACGATCCTGATTTGCAGGGTCTGATGGCAGTCGTGGCTGACCTTGACGCAGTCTGGAACAATCCTGATGCTGACATTCGAATCAAGAAACGCATCGTTCGGACTCTGATCCGCGATATCGTTGCGGATGTCGACAACGACGTGAGCGAAGTCATTCTTACAATCCACTGGGTTGGTGGTGTGCATACCGAACTGCGACTTCCCCGCCGTCGTCGCGGAAAATCGACAGCCACGTCAGCAGAGGCCGTCGATGCTGTCCGGTCACTCGCACGAATCTGTTCCGACGATCTCATCGCCGGACTGCTCAACCGCAACGGGTTACCAACGGGACGAGGAAACCGGTGGACTCGAGAGCGGGTCACATCGATGCGGAACTACCACAAGATTGCCCGCTGGACTGCACAGGCTCAATCTGATCAAGGCTGGATGAACCTAACCGACAGCGCAAAACATCTTGGCATCAGCACGCGGACACTCAGACTGGCGATTGAACGAGCCGATATCAAAGGTCAACACCCGCTTCCGGACGGACCGTGGATCATCAATCGCAGCGAACTGGAGACGCCAGCGGCAAAGGCCGTTGTCCGGAAGGCAAAAACTCGAAACCGCAACCCCGCGGTACCAGATCCCAAACAGCAATCCCTTGAGTTTTAA
- a CDS encoding transposase: protein MFNRLSRSDWNTRIQETYRHGCSVAGYLAKYVCGSPISGRRIERVDSDEIAFWYRDHRDGQQKLMRVTPHEFLKRWFEHVPPKGQRMIRRSGLYANCNAGWAAPEIRSGCYESCGLTLVLNNLPNKLC from the coding sequence TTGTTCAACCGCCTTTCTCGCTCGGACTGGAACACGCGGATTCAGGAAACGTACCGTCATGGTTGTTCGGTGGCGGGATACCTTGCGAAGTATGTTTGTGGCAGTCCGATTTCGGGCAGGCGGATTGAACGAGTCGATTCCGATGAGATCGCGTTCTGGTACCGCGACCATCGCGACGGTCAGCAGAAGCTGATGCGAGTCACGCCGCACGAATTTCTGAAGCGCTGGTTTGAGCACGTGCCGCCGAAGGGGCAGCGGATGATTCGCCGCAGCGGCCTGTATGCCAATTGCAATGCGGGTTGGGCTGCCCCCGAGATTAGGTCCGGTTGTTATGAGAGTTGTGGGCTGACATTGGTATTGAATAATCTTCCAAACAAGTTGTGCTGA
- the mutS gene encoding DNA mismatch repair protein MutS encodes MAAKLSPMMERYHEVKGENPGAILLFRMGDFYELFYQDAQNAARILGLTLTSRDKNSDNPVPMAGFPYHQLDNYLQKLIQNGFRAAICDQVEDPKTAKGLVRREVTRVITPGTLTDDQLLDPRESNFIACVAPSKTSIGLAWLELSTGRFLVSDIEPALLQDELARIRPAECLVPEDSTGDGDLPVARKDLGGPVLTGRPGYCFSKDESRRRLHEHFGTKTLEGFDVDENSPAVTAAGALLEYINDTQKSALGHITRLESYRRNRHMIIDEATRRSLELTHTMRDGRREQSLLGVIDETSTPMGARLLADWLSSPLTDAQQISERHDAVEEMVQDLSLRDDLRELLKGMYDLQRLTSRVATGRCSPRDLSCLAQTLEQLPRVKAKLASRKAKRLQTLEQRIDLCPDVRQAISDVLVDEPPVTAADGGVVRPGYNATLDELRDLAKGGKQWIASYQAKESERTGIPSLKIGFNKVFGYYLEVTAVHLSKVPDDYIRKQTLKNQERYITPELKEYEDKVLRAEDQSKALEQEIFSKLKEGVAEHVARLLLTAETLAEIDVFVGLGTLAAAAGYCRPEVTEDPVLDIREGRHPVLDRLMSAGEFVPNDVRLGVDGAHSLKPETQNPKPASPDAAGRVQIITGPNMAGKSTYIRQAALLTVMAQMGSFVPAAAAKIGIADRVFARVGASDELGKGQSTFMVEMTETARILNSASNRSLVILDEIGRGTSTYDGISLAWSITENLHDEIQCRTMFATHYHELTDLTATLKHASNWHVAVQENNDDVIFLHRVIEGAAGRSYGIHVAKLAGVPRSVTERAAKILDMLETQNVNEDGKPKVPQRESSRQRQKQLSLFTFPEDPLLDEIRNLNFDDMTPKQALDELHRMRQELADR; translated from the coding sequence ATGGCTGCCAAACTTTCACCGATGATGGAACGCTATCACGAGGTGAAGGGCGAAAACCCTGGCGCGATTTTGTTATTTCGCATGGGCGATTTCTACGAACTGTTTTATCAGGACGCCCAAAACGCCGCACGCATTCTCGGGCTAACACTGACCAGTCGCGATAAGAATTCTGATAACCCGGTCCCCATGGCGGGGTTCCCGTATCACCAGCTCGACAACTACTTGCAGAAGCTGATTCAAAACGGGTTTCGAGCGGCGATCTGCGACCAGGTCGAAGACCCCAAGACCGCGAAGGGACTGGTCCGCCGCGAAGTGACTCGCGTGATCACGCCGGGTACGCTCACCGACGACCAACTACTGGACCCGCGCGAAAGCAACTTCATCGCGTGCGTTGCTCCGTCCAAAACCAGTATCGGGCTGGCGTGGCTCGAACTTTCCACCGGCCGCTTTCTGGTGTCAGATATTGAACCGGCTCTACTGCAGGACGAATTAGCTCGTATCCGGCCGGCTGAGTGTCTGGTGCCTGAAGATTCCACCGGTGATGGTGACCTGCCAGTCGCGCGAAAAGATCTTGGCGGGCCCGTCCTGACTGGTCGACCGGGGTACTGCTTTTCCAAAGACGAATCGCGACGACGGCTGCACGAACACTTCGGCACAAAAACACTCGAAGGATTTGATGTCGACGAAAATTCGCCTGCCGTCACAGCTGCCGGCGCCCTGCTGGAATACATCAACGACACGCAGAAGTCGGCGTTGGGGCATATTACTCGGCTGGAAAGCTATCGCCGCAATCGGCACATGATCATCGACGAAGCGACTCGCCGCAGCCTCGAACTCACTCACACCATGCGCGACGGACGACGCGAACAGAGCCTGCTGGGCGTCATCGACGAAACATCGACACCAATGGGAGCTCGGTTGCTGGCCGATTGGTTGTCCAGCCCGCTAACGGATGCACAGCAAATCAGCGAACGTCATGACGCCGTCGAAGAGATGGTGCAGGATCTTTCGCTGCGAGACGACCTGCGCGAATTGCTGAAAGGCATGTACGACCTTCAACGACTGACCTCCCGAGTCGCCACGGGGCGCTGCAGCCCGCGCGATCTAAGCTGCCTGGCTCAGACGCTGGAACAGCTTCCTCGAGTCAAAGCCAAGTTGGCGTCGCGGAAAGCGAAGCGATTACAAACACTGGAACAGCGCATTGATTTGTGTCCGGATGTGCGGCAGGCAATTAGTGACGTGCTGGTGGACGAACCTCCGGTGACGGCGGCGGATGGTGGAGTCGTCCGGCCCGGCTATAACGCAACTCTGGACGAACTTCGCGACCTTGCGAAAGGCGGCAAGCAATGGATCGCATCGTATCAGGCGAAGGAAAGCGAACGCACGGGCATCCCGAGCCTGAAAATTGGGTTCAACAAGGTCTTCGGATATTACCTGGAAGTCACCGCCGTTCACCTCAGCAAAGTGCCGGATGACTACATTCGCAAACAGACGTTGAAGAATCAGGAACGCTACATAACGCCTGAACTCAAAGAGTACGAAGACAAAGTTCTGCGTGCTGAAGATCAAAGCAAAGCTCTGGAACAGGAGATCTTTTCAAAGCTGAAAGAAGGCGTCGCCGAGCATGTGGCTCGCCTGCTGTTGACGGCAGAAACTTTGGCTGAGATCGATGTGTTCGTAGGACTGGGCACGCTGGCTGCGGCGGCGGGATATTGTCGCCCGGAAGTAACGGAAGACCCTGTACTGGATATCCGCGAAGGCCGACACCCGGTGTTGGATCGGTTGATGTCTGCGGGAGAGTTCGTGCCGAACGACGTGCGGCTTGGCGTGGATGGCGCTCACTCCCTGAAACCTGAAACCCAAAACCCGAAACCCGCGTCCCCGGACGCCGCAGGCCGAGTGCAAATCATCACCGGCCCCAACATGGCGGGCAAAAGCACGTACATCCGCCAGGCTGCTCTGCTGACGGTGATGGCTCAAATGGGTTCGTTTGTCCCCGCTGCCGCCGCAAAAATCGGAATCGCAGATCGAGTCTTCGCGCGCGTGGGAGCCAGCGACGAACTCGGCAAAGGCCAAAGTACATTCATGGTGGAAATGACGGAGACGGCTCGAATCCTGAACAGCGCTTCCAACCGCAGCCTCGTCATCCTGGATGAAATTGGCCGAGGTACCAGTACTTATGATGGGATTTCATTGGCATGGAGCATCACCGAAAACCTGCACGATGAAATCCAGTGCCGCACGATGTTTGCGACTCACTACCACGAACTCACCGACCTCACCGCAACACTCAAACATGCATCCAACTGGCATGTGGCCGTTCAGGAAAACAACGACGACGTCATCTTTCTGCATCGAGTGATCGAAGGGGCGGCTGGCCGCAGTTACGGAATTCACGTAGCAAAACTGGCCGGTGTTCCGCGCAGCGTGACCGAACGAGCGGCCAAAATTCTGGACATGCTGGAGACCCAAAACGTCAACGAAGACGGCAAGCCAAAAGTACCTCAACGAGAATCCAGCAGGCAACGGCAAAAGCAATTGAGCCTCTTCACGTTCCCGGAAGATCCGTTGCTGGACGAAATCCGCAACCTCAACTTCGACGACATGACACCGAAACAAGCCCTCGACGAACTGCATCGCATGCGACAGGAACTGGCGGATCGGTAA